In a genomic window of Thamnophis elegans isolate rThaEle1 unplaced genomic scaffold, rThaEle1.pri scaffold_135_arrow_ctg1, whole genome shotgun sequence:
- the LOC116523272 gene encoding BRISC and BRCA1-A complex member 1-like, giving the protein MDTSEANSTTEEEEEKMAAEQRPRTRSNPEGAEDRTLSMQASVGSRSEGEGEAASTTTTTLPPSAAVQAPNGKTWLAPTPPSEFQVRTPRVNCPEKVIICLDLSEEMSHPRLESFNGLKTNALNICQKMIEMFVRTKHKIDKSHEFALVVVNNDVTWLSGFTSEPREVCSCLYDLKTILCKSFNLDGLFNLIQQKTELPVMENIQTIPPPYVVRTILVYSRPACQPPVVMTEQMKKMLQCPYFFFDVLYIHNGIEEKEEEVTWKETFAAFSNLDAKGTNYKYEVSLSGPAVELHNCMAKLLAHPLQRPFQTHASYGMLEEEEEEEEGAPEMEAVV; this is encoded by the exons ATGGACACCTCGGAGGCCAACAGCACcacggaggaggaagaggagaaaatggCGGCCGAGCAGCGTCCCAGGACCCGCTCCAACCCAGAGGGGGCCGAGGACCGGACCCTCAGCATGCAGGCCAGCGTGGGGAGCCGGagcgaaggggagggggaggcggccagcaccaccaccaccaccctgcccCCCAGTGCTGCCGTCCAGGCCCCCAACGGCAAGACCTGGCTGGCCCCGACCCCTCCCTCCGAGTTCCAGGTCCGGACGCCGCGGGTGAACTGCCCAGAGAAAGTG aTCATCTGCTTGGATCTCTCGGAGGAAATGTCCCACCCGAGACTGGAGTCGTTCAATGG GCTGAAGACCAACGCCCTCAACATCTGCCAGAAGATGATCGAGATGTTTGTCCGCACCAAGCACAAGATCGACAAGAGCCACGAGTTTGCGCTGGTGGTGGTGAACAACGACGTCACTTGG cTTTCCGGCTTCACCTCTGAGCCCCGGGAGGTTTGCAGCTGCTTGTACGACCTGAAGACCATCCTCTGCAAGTCCTTCA ATCTGGATGGCCTTTTCAACCTGAT ACAGCAGAAGACGGAGCTCCCGGTGATGGAGAACATCCAGACCATCCCGCCGCCTTACGTGGTCAGGACCATCTTGGTCTACAGCCGCCCCGCTTGCCAGCCGCCCGTGGTGATGACCGAGCAGATGAAG AAAATGCTCCAGTGCCCTTATTTCTTCTTCGACGTGCTCTACATCCACAACGGCattgaggagaaggaggaggaggtcacCTGGAAG gAGACCTTTGCCGCCTTCAGCAACCTGGACGCCAAGGGCACCAACTACAAGTACGAGGTCTCCCTGAGCGGCCCAGCTGTGGAGCTGCACAACTGCATGGCGAAACTCCTGGCCCACCCGCTGCAGCGGCCCTTCCAGACCCACGCCTCCTACGGAatgctggaagaggaggaggaggaggaggagggggccccCGAGATGGAGGCCGTGGTCTGA